GAAGGGCTCAGCACGAACGCATTGATACGATCACAAAAGGTTGTCAGGCACCCTCACTCGCAGATTTCCGCGCCACGGACAGCAGACACAAAAAAGGCGGCCCCGAAGAGCCGCCTTTGGAACCTGGAAGTTACCTCGTAACGATCAGAAATCGTTGCGATATTGCTCGTTGCCGATGAAGCCGAGCTTCGAAATGCCAGACCGCTTGATGACGGCGAGGACGGTATCGACCTTCTCGTACTTCGCATCCGGATTGGGCTGGAAGTGCAGTTCCGGCTCCGGGTTGATCGTCTTGGTCTGCTCAAGATACTGCTGGAGCGTCACGAGATCGACCGGGTTACCGTTCCACTGCACCACGCCGGCCGCATCGACGATCACCTTGTTCTTCACGGAATCGACGATTGGTGTGTTGGTCTTGCTGTTGATCGGCAGATCGACCTTCACCGCGTGCGTCTGCGGCGGGATGGTGATGATGAACATGATGAGCAGAACCAACATGACGTCGATCAACGGCGTCGTGTTGATGTCCATCATCGGTTCGCCTTCACCGCGACCAGAACTCATTGCCATATGGAAATTTCCCTAAAACCGCGGCCCCAAAATGCCTGAATGATCATTCGCCGGGGACGACGTTGGGCGGCGGCTGCGAAATGAAGCCGACCTTTGCGAAGCCCGCCATCTGCATCGTGTAGATCGCGCCACCGATGCACTTGTAGGGCACGTTCACGTCGCCACGGATATGCGCCTCGGGCAGATCGTCCGGGGTAAGATTGGCAGCGCCGCCGAGCCGCTTCACTTCGGATTCGAGCTTGTCGACCGCGCGCTTCAGCAGTTCCTCGTGCGTCACGCGCGTGAGGTTCCAGTAGACCGCGCAATTGCCGCTGGTATCCTCAACCACGGACAGGCTGACGTTCTCGGGCTTGGTCGTCGTCGGATCGTATTTCACGTCCGGCAACTTCAGCTTGATGTTCTGAACCACCACCGGAACGGTGATCAGAAAGATGATGAGGAGCACCAACATGACGTCCACGAGCGGCGTCGTGTTGATGTCCGACATCGGCGTATCGCTGTCAGTTGGTGCGCCAGTGCTCATCGCCATGGACGGCTATCCTATTCTCAACAGTCGTACTGCCGGAACAACTTCCGGCAGCGGAGGGTGGGAGCCGCCGCATGAACGGCTCCCATATGCTGCTTACTTGGTAACGGTGGTCGCGGGCTTGACGGGAGCCACCGGAGCCTTGCGTGCTGCGATCGTCGGCTTCACGGCACCGTCCGAAGCGATGTAGCCGAGCACGTCGTTCGAGAACGCGCTGAGGTTCTCGGCGATCGCCTTGTTGCGGCGCTGCAGGTAGTTGAACGCGAGCACCGCGGGAACCGCGACGACCAGACCGAAGGCGGTCATGATGAGCGCCTCACCGACCGGACCTGCGACCTTGTCGATCGATGCCTGGCCAGCCTGACCGATCTTGATGAGCGCGCGGTAAATACCGAGCACGGTACCGAACAGACCAATGAACGGCGCGGTCGAACCGACCGTCGCGAGGAAGGCGAGACCGCCACCGAGCTGCGAGTTGATCGCCGCTTCCGAGCGGGCGAGCGAACCGTGAACCCAGTCATGCGCTTCGACCGGATCGGTCAGGCGGCCATGCTGTTCCTGAGCGAGCAGGCCGTCGTCGACGATCTGGCGGTAGGCCGAGTTCTTCTCGAGCTTGGCAGCGCCTTCGCGCAGGCTGTTGGCGGCCCAGAACTGGGTGCCGACGCGCTTGCCCTGGTTGATGACCTTCTGCTGCTCGAACAGCTTGGTGAACAGGATGTAGAGCGTGAAGAAGAGGAAGATCGTCAGAATGACTGCGACGGTCCAGGTGACCGGGCCGCCTTCGTTCAGCGAGTTCATCAGGCCGAAATTGTTCTCGGGCGGCGTCGCCCCGGCAGCGAGAATGGTGGTGAGCATGCGGTAACTTCCCTCTCGATAAACCCCCGGCGCCCGATCTCAGGCGCGCCGGGGAAGATGATTATTCAGGCAAAACCCATTTGACCGGCAAGGTCGTCGTCGAAACGATCGGACTGCCCGAAGCGTCCATCGCGGGCGAATATTTCACCCGACGCTTGGCGATGCTGCACGTGGTCGAATCGAGGTCGGAGTTTCCGCTCGATGTCGTCACGACGCAGTCGGTCACACGACCGTCAGTGCCGACGGTCAGCCTGGCCACGACACGTCCCTGGGCTTCGGCGCGCAGCGCCGCAGCAGGATAGGCGTCAGGGCCGAAGAACTGGCCGGGGTTACCCTTCAGACCAGCAGCCTTCGACACGACCGGCGGCGCGGGCGGCGCTGGCGGTGCCGGCGGAGCGGCCCTCGGGGTGATCTGGATTGCCGGCGGCGGGGTTTGCACCGTCTGGATCACCGGCGGCGGGGATTGCACCTGCACGATCGGCGGCGGCGATACCACGGGAGGCGGCTGCACCTGAGGCTGATCTGGCGGTGGCGGGGGTGGCGGTTTATCCGGCGGCGGCGGTGGCGGTGGCGCCACGTCGAACGTATTAAGCTTTTCTTGCGCCTTCTTGATATATTTGAAGGCAAGCCCGTTCACGAATGCCCACCCGAATGCAGCGACCACGATCGAAACGATCACGATCGAGACAATACGGCTGCCACTTGTATCTCGATCAGCGTAAGCCATTCAGTAACGAAACTCCTCTGTATACGACGGCGGCGCTTTGTACCGTGCCGTAATGCCCGCTCGTAACTGCCCTTGCGTGGGCTAGTGTATCCTGGACAGGCCAAACCTGTATCGCGGTGAAAACCACGAAGCAAACGCTTTGTCCCCTCGAAAGCCCCTAGCGAGCTTCCGTGGCAGAATTATTTCTGTATCCAGACGAAACGATCGGCTAACCAGCGACAATGGCCAAGATTCCCGAAATCGCACTTTTTTGCGCGCTCGCAGCATTATCCTGCGCCCCCGCAGGTGCCCAGCAGCTGGCTTCGCCGTCCGAACAGGCGCCGATGGCGACTTTGTCCTATACCCGATTCGCGGACCTGATTGTTAACGCTCCCACGATCGTCGATGCGACGATCCACAGTGTCGCTTCGATCAAGGGGCCTGCCGCGGCCGACGTTAAGCCGGGCTACGCGCGAGTCTATATAGAGGCGGATGTCACCGCGTTGATCCGCGCGCCGGGTGCGCTACCGCCGACGATCGGCTATGTCGCCGATATCCCGCTGGACGCGCGTGGGCGGATGCCCAAGCTGCGCAAGCTCCGCGTGCTGCTGTTCGCCCGCCCTGCCCGCCAGCCCGGCCAGATTCAGCTCGTCGCGCTCGACGGGCAGCGCACCTGGTCGCCCGAGGCGGACGCGCTCACCCGCAAGATCGCCACCGAAGTGGTCGCGACGGGCGCGCCGCCCGCCATCACCGGCGTCGGCCATGCCTTCCACACGCCGGGCGCGCTTCCCGGCGAAGGCGAGACGCAGATTTTCCTTACCACCGCCGATGGCAGCCCGGTCTCGCTGACCGTCGCACGCAAACAGGGCGAACCGCCACGCTGGTCGCCGTCGTTCGGCGACCTCGCCGATCCCAACGCGGCGGCGCCCCAGCATGATACCTTGCTCTGGTATCGCCTCGCCTGCGGCCTGCCGGCGGCGCTGCCCGACAGCAGCACCGCCGGGATCGACCCGTCCGAAGCGGCGATCGCGCGCGAGGATTACAAGGTCGTGCTGGACTCGCTCGGCAGCTGCGATCGGTAAGGCCAGTTTCGCAGCAGCTCAGCGGCGGTGGCGAACCAATGTGATGCCGATCGATTCGCCGGCCTCGGCAATGGCGAGCTTGACGATTTTGACCTGAACGCGCCGCACCCGTGCGTCCTGCAGGAACAGGGTATCGGCGATATGATCCGCCACCGCCTCGATCAGCGTGAAGTGAACGCCGGTGGGCAGCGCGGTGGTCGCGGCGCGCTTGAGATCGAGGTAATTCTTG
This genomic stretch from Sphingomonas panacis harbors:
- a CDS encoding ExbD/TolR family protein, whose protein sequence is MAMSSGRGEGEPMMDINTTPLIDVMLVLLIMFIITIPPQTHAVKVDLPINSKTNTPIVDSVKNKVIVDAAGVVQWNGNPVDLVTLQQYLEQTKTINPEPELHFQPNPDAKYEKVDTVLAVIKRSGISKLGFIGNEQYRNDF
- a CDS encoding ExbD/TolR family protein, with amino-acid sequence MAMSTGAPTDSDTPMSDINTTPLVDVMLVLLIIFLITVPVVVQNIKLKLPDVKYDPTTTKPENVSLSVVEDTSGNCAVYWNLTRVTHEELLKRAVDKLESEVKRLGGAANLTPDDLPEAHIRGDVNVPYKCIGGAIYTMQMAGFAKVGFISQPPPNVVPGE
- a CDS encoding MotA/TolQ/ExbB proton channel family protein; its protein translation is MLTTILAAGATPPENNFGLMNSLNEGGPVTWTVAVILTIFLFFTLYILFTKLFEQQKVINQGKRVGTQFWAANSLREGAAKLEKNSAYRQIVDDGLLAQEQHGRLTDPVEAHDWVHGSLARSEAAINSQLGGGLAFLATVGSTAPFIGLFGTVLGIYRALIKIGQAGQASIDKVAGPVGEALIMTAFGLVVAVPAVLAFNYLQRRNKAIAENLSAFSNDVLGYIASDGAVKPTIAARKAPVAPVKPATTVTK
- a CDS encoding energy transducer TonB is translated as MAYADRDTSGSRIVSIVIVSIVVAAFGWAFVNGLAFKYIKKAQEKLNTFDVAPPPPPPPDKPPPPPPPDQPQVQPPPVVSPPPIVQVQSPPPVIQTVQTPPPAIQITPRAAPPAPPAPPAPPVVSKAAGLKGNPGQFFGPDAYPAAALRAEAQGRVVARLTVGTDGRVTDCVVTTSSGNSDLDSTTCSIAKRRVKYSPAMDASGSPIVSTTTLPVKWVLPE
- a CDS encoding dihydroneopterin aldolase, producing MDDRLCLEVHDLEVQVLTGIYSEETHLPQPLRISLSVDLDCPAHFAPDDPLGMSKNYLDLKRAATTALPTGVHFTLIEAVADHIADTLFLQDARVRRVQVKIVKLAIAEAGESIGITLVRHRR